agaagactgggAAGTAGAGTACGGCCCTCATAGGATCAGATACAAGGACCTGCATGGCGCCACAAATGGTTTCCGCGACCTCATCGGCGCCGGAGGCTTCGGCCGCGTGTACCACGGCGTGCTCCCGAGGTCCGGCGCCGAGGTTGCCGTCAAGGTGATCTCGCACGGGTCGCGGCAGGGGCTGCAGGAGTTCGTGTCGGAGATCGTGAGCATGAGCCGGCTGCGCCACCGTAACCTGGTGCAACTCCTCCACTACtgccggcggcgcggggagctgTTGCTCGTCTACGACTACATGCCGAACGGCAGCCTGGACCAACACCTGTTCGGCCATCCATCGTCGGAGCTGAGCTGGGAGCACCGGGCCAAGATCGTCCGGGGCGTCGCGGCCGGGCTGCTGTACCTGCACGAGGGGTGGGAGCAGGTGGTGGTACACCGGGACATCAAGTCCGGCAACGTGCTCCTCGACGCCGACATGAACGGCAAGCTCAGCGACTTCGGCCTCGCGCGGCTCTACGACCACGGCGGCGACCCGCAGACGACGCGCGTGGTGGGCACGCTCGGGTACATCGCGCCGGAGATGAGCAAGACCGGCAAGGCCACCACGAGCTCcgacgtcttcgccttcggcgCCTTCCTGCTCGAGGTGGCGTGCGGTCGGAGGCCTGTGGTATTCAGCAACAATGATTCCGAAGACTCGCCGCCGTCGCCGGGGCTCGTGGAGCTCGTCCTGGGGCACTGGAAGGCCGGGAAGATCACGGAGGCGAGGGACCCGAGGATGGGCAAGTGCGACGAGGACGATCTCGAGCTGGTCCTCAAGCTCGGGCTGCTCTGCTCGCACCCGGACCCGTTACGACGGCCGGGCATGAGGCAGGTGGTGCAGATCCTGGAAGGCGCGGCACCGGCGCCGGAGACATCGCCAGAGGATCTTGGAGACAGCATGACGCTGTTCGAGCACAGCGAGGCATTCGACAGGTTCGTCGGAGTGTCGTTCCCGTCGACGTCAGGGTTCACCACCGCCACGATGCGGACGTCGACGTCAAACTCCCCTGACGAGAAACGGCAGCTCCTGTTCAGCTGAAAGTTCTCTTCAATGTGGGAGCTAGTTTGCAACTGCGGTTTCCCATAGATATACACACATAAACTGTTAACAGTAACTTCAGAATTGCAGGCATCGACAGAAAATGACAGCTGATTCAGAAAAGAGGCCGTGAAAGCGTGGTCACGAGTGTCAGTACAACTACAGATCGATGCATGTACAGCTATATCAACTACACAGGCAAAATCGGCAGCAAGAGCTTTACAGGGAGACGCGCTAACGGTGTCGTGGCGCGCTCCGATCCGATCCGCGGAGCGGACAGGGAAGAGGCCAGAGGATGAATGTCATCAGGCATTTCCATTCACTTCTTCAGGATCTTGGATTCGATTTCCTCCAGGCTCAGCCCTTTGGTCTCTGGGACGTTGAGGATGACAAACAAGAGGGCGAGCAGCGATATGGCTGCGAAAAGAAGGAAGACGTTGGCCGGTCCGAGGTACCCCTgtagacatgaagaaagcaatacgcTTAAATTGGTTGGCGCCACCGTTCAGCTTGTTCATACATCTGTCAAACGGTTGTTCTGACGTGTTGTCCAGGCGAATAGGCTGGAACTTCAAGGGATACATAAGCAAGGAGATAACAATTCTAGTACCATTACCTGCAAGGGCGAGAATGCGAGTGTCACTAGCGCATTTGATCCAAAATTTGTGAGTACTGCGAGGCTGATTCCCCGTCCCCTTGTTCGGAGTGGGAAGATCTCAGAGACCATTAGCCAGCTTATCGGACCAAACGAAAGCTGAAACACAAGGCATGTTAATTTCTCGTACCACTCGGTACTCATTAAATACCCCATATACACAAGTAAAGCACCAACCTGGTAACATCCAACATAAAGAAGTAAAGCACCGACAGCAACATAAGGGAAGCCACTGAGAACCTTGTAGTAAGCTGCTAGCAGGAAGAGTGCAACGGTCTGCATTTCCAggttgaagaagaaaacaaaaggatTACTCTTTCAGAACCTAATTATATCAATATAATACAACATGTACAAGTGTTTAGATGCCTGATGAAAATTACTAAAGTTGCAAAGGTTTTTTAAGCCTCTAATCATAATTAGAGATTTCCCTTTATAATACTATCGCTTATATAATTAGCATATATGCCTAGTTGCCTGGTACGACTATCAATTCAAATAGGTGGCGAGGAATGAGGGTCACACTTTCTGTAGCAAACATATGACTTAAATAAGTTGTAGGAAAGGGTAAAGTTACTCACAATTCCACTAACACCTCCTATCATTAACGGCCGTCTTCCAAGATCGTCGACTTTAAGCACCGCGACACCTGTCATCACAAACTGCAAAAAGATTCAACTATTACACTTTACGCCCAGCAGAGTACAGTAGTGATCTAGCTCCGTGGTATTACCTTGAACAGCCCAATCAGAATTGACACTTTTGCAGCATCAGATGCAGTTGTAAACCCAGCAGTCTACAGAAGACGGACATAAACAAATTATATTGTATGCAGCAATATGAAAAGATGTATTGACTTCCGTCTGTTCTAATTTCTAAATCAAACGAACCAATTGAACAGCTCGAAGCAAAACTGAGGTACCTGCAGAATGGAGGTTGCATAGTATAGAACACTTGGCTGGCCTGTTATCTGACAAATAAAAAAGTTTAGCACTTTAGCTGACTTGAAAACTACTAAAAAATGGTCCAAATTAGGATGAAATGAATTAATAAATAATGCTGGAAATTTTTCAATATGGATTCAACTTCCCAAGCCAAAAATAATACTATATGATATAAATAGTTTAGAatagaaagtactccctccgtaaagaaatataagagcgtttagatcactatagtatagtgatctaaacgctcttatatttctttacagagggagtacatgcaaAGGACATTTGAATTTTAACTTAACTGGGCAGAGAATTTCAAATCTAAAAGGGTGGTGGAAAGGGCGGTAAGATTTTAAATTCAGTTAAGCTGCGTATTAGTGGGACTGAAGAGGATAAAAACCTGTTGGAAGAGAACCAGTCCTCCTCCAATAGTGAAGGCTTTCAAGCTTGCTCCCTCGAATACTTGAAAAATGCTTCCTTCAGCTTGATCTGCGTAAGCAGCCTTAATTGAGGAAAGATTATTTTCAATCTCATCTGTCAAAACCTTGTCACTTGCTGAAGGACCCTTCAGTCTTCTCAGGGCATTCATTGCCTTCTTTTTGTTGTCTTCCATAGGGCCTTTTCCCTGCACTGCCCTGAGAAGTAGCCATCTAGGTGAAGGTGGTAGACTCCACATACCAACAGCCATTATAGCAGCCAGTGGAGCACTAAAACCAAACATGTACCGCCATCCTCCTACAACATCAATTTCGTAGCTCCCTACGAGGTATCCAAACTGTAAATTGTTAAAATAATAAATGGTCAGCCGGCATCAGATCATGCATTTTATTGTATGAGAATATAGTGTGTTTAGGCAAATACTATATGACAAGATAGTTACCAGTATTCCTCCTACAATAAACAGCTCCTTAAAAGATATCAATGTTCCACGTATTTGTGAAGGACAAGTCTCTGCAATATAAAGGGGAGCACCATGCATTGCCTGGAACAGAGCATCATGGTAGTTCAGTGGCATGACTGGAAGTTAGAGAACACAAACAGACACTTCATTCCATTCAAGCCTTTAGTTGATCATAAATATGTTCCTTTGACTCGTGTTCCTCCCAGTTTCCCCTTTTTGGGAGTTTTGGGGTGGTAAAAAGGGTGTTTGATAGAAATACTTGTACTTGCAGCTACTCACCAAACCAATGCCAACGCCATAAAGGAGACGACCTATGATCAGGACTACAAAATTAGGAGCTAGTCCAGTGGTCAAAGCACCAGAAATATATAATGCAGCTGCTGTCATCAACTCTATTCTTCTTCCTGCAACAAGATGGGTAGTAGCAGTTATTTCGCTTCATCTTCAAAGAATACATAATAAGGAATACTGAAGCACACTGTCGTTTCAAATCACCTAGAAAATCTGCAATGCGGTATGCAAGAATGGACCCACCAAGAGCACCATAAAGTGAACCACTGGCCTAAATAACATGACAATAAAGCTCATTAAAGCACAACAGTTTTCCTGACTACATGGTAAAAACAATGTTCTTGATTAATGATTAGGAATGTGGGGCGTAAGCTTATAAAACACAGGGATCTCCCAAAAGGCTTACCACAAGCCCTAGCTGCAGAGAAGAGAGGTTGAACCAGGTGGTGCCACTGAGCTCAGCAGACTGAAGAATGAGGAAGAAACCATGTGAAGGCGAACATCAACTATAGGAAATAGTGGAACAATCAAATTGGGACTCACGTGCACAGATATGGTCGCTCCAGAAGTTGCGCCGATGTCGTAACCGAAAAGGAGGCCACCCAATGCAGGGAACACAAACCTAGGTTCCAAACATTGGCTCATTAGTACTAAAAGCTCGACATACTTTCGTGCTAACCCTATATATATTGTATCTTCCAATTGATAAACCAAACAGAATTGCAAAGACAAGTAACACTGGACCAAACCCAGATGCAACAATTGTCTGTAGTCGAACCGGTATGCAAATCTAACATATCCCTAACTATACGACGCATTTGTATGACCACTTTAAACGCAACTGCACAAGGATCACGGTTTGGCATGAACAAAATTCCTGACAGTCTAGTATCTAGGCAGCATAACATAGCATAAGACAATGTTAAATCAGGTTGCACATTTCTTACAATGCACTACATCGTTGCTAATTCCACGTTAAGCTGCAGCCCTAATTCAACACGGCGGACAAAGCAAAACTACTAAGCAATGTATCCATGATGCACAGAAGCAGTAGGTTCGATTCTTCCCCCAAATGGCTGTTTTGCGCGATCTGGAACGCTTGATTAGAGCTAGAAATGCATTTATCCCCAAATGCCACTAAAGGATGGGGGGCGAGGGATATAAGCTCACGGGAGGATGACGGCCGCCAGCGAGTAGTCCGCACCggccgccgcgccatcgccggcGCCCGTCGCCGACTCGTCAGCGCCCTGCGCGTGCGTCCGCACCTGCACATCACCGCCCATGTCGTCAAAAGACCGCCGCGCCGGGATTCCGCCCCAGAATAGAAGGCACGGGGATTCGCTATATTTGGGGCGGCGAGGACTGGGGTCGTGCGCCGTACGCGGAGCCGACggtgggcagtggcggcggcggcggccgacacGGGGCGGAGGAGCGGCTCCGCGTCCCGCGACGACACGTGGAGGGCGTCCATCCCCACGGCGGCGCCGCCGAGACGGTGGGGTCTGCGGTGTGGGCGAGGTAGGCGGCGGGAgcgggcggggagagagatggagGCGCGCGCGCCGGTTGCTGGTGGCCGGGGGAGGCAGACACTCGTCGCCATGGCCGTGCTTCTAGGCTTAGCTTAGCACGTTGAGCCTAACGCATATTATATTACGGTACGAAAAAAATGCCAGATTTTACATTATATGTTGATATTTTCTTATGAGTTAATATAAAGGTATCCGATGAAATATGCAATATGGCCCATGTTAGAAATTACAGCGCATCACTGGACAGGGACTAGAATGAAAATTGAACAACGACTCTTTGCTCTGCTTTGGACCAAAATTTAATTTTGAAAGTTTGGCAGGGGCCGCGCGAACGCGTACCCCCTCTATCACAAATTATGACGTTCACTCTCCCACTTGGGGAGATGATAGGCCAGCGCACCCACTAAGTGCAATGTGGGTCACTAACCTAGGCCACGAGCCTTCTTGATCGCTCGTCGACCCCGTCCAGGTAAGTATGGAGCAAGGGTGCACCTGGTCCTCCTCTTATAGCGAGCGCTCCCGCTCGATGCCCTTCcttaggcgaggtgggactaaaaaccgaGAACGCAGCAGCAGTCGCAGCCGCGGGGGCGTGAGGAGCGCTGTCGTCGTACGTTGGATCAGTGGGCTAGCGTTTGCTGTATCTGGGCCTCAGCAAAGGATAGACAGGCTTGGGCTTTGAGAGCCGTAACAGCAAGCCTTGTGCTAGTTGTTCACTCAAATTCCGTTCTGAGAAAAAAAAAAGTCCACTACTTCTCCAGAAAAAATGGAGTGCTGCTCAAACTGCGCTCGAAAACAAAAGGTCCTACTCGAAACCATGGCAAAAAATTTCCTTCCCTGAAAGAAGAGACGGAATCATAGCAACGTACATGTACATGTATCCATAATCCCAGTTTGGAAGAGTATCATGAATTGGATACCGACTTTCCTCAAGCTGTTGCAATATAGATTAGCAAATCACTCTTACTCTGTTCAAAACTGATCTGATTCTTCTCATTCAGGATAGACATGGTAGAAAATATGTCATTATGTTTCTCCAATATACTATATTGCACACacccttttttttgcggggtactaTATTGCACACTCCCTGTTCGAgcatctctgattttttttctattcTTGAACTTGTGCTTTTAATTGCTCAGATTGTGCTACGAATCGTATGGTGCTCGACATTATGCTCCATAGGTCTCTTGCTCGGATTGGCTTCGTTGCCTCATATGTCTCTTTCTACTCGCATTGGTACGGAAGTTGTCATCTTTAAATTTTAATTATTTACACCATTGTCTTGGAGAATGGTTTCATACAATATGCAGCATCATTGATAAAATATATATTGTTCATCACAATCTCTACTTGGTGGTTAAATAGCAAGCTCAAGTAGAGCAAAGGTCAATCATATGGTTTGTACAAATATATTTTTTCAAGTATATGAGAAAAGGATGTAAAATTAAAGTTGATTGGCCAAGTTTTTTCTTCAATTGAACCATTTTGTCTCGCGGAAGGCGATTTCCATGGCGAACTAGGGTTTGGCTGGTACGCCGACGCCACAGTCGGCGGCGTGGGTGCCAGCGTTTTCAATCCCAGGACGGCATCGTGGTGCCGTGGCTGGTCTCCCTATCTCTGCATCGTTGTCCCTGGTGGCTTACACCAAGGTCTTCAGGA
This window of the Triticum aestivum cultivar Chinese Spring chromosome 5D, IWGSC CS RefSeq v2.1, whole genome shotgun sequence genome carries:
- the LOC123123529 gene encoding D-xylose-proton symporter-like 3, chloroplastic — encoded protein: MATSVCLPRPPATGARASISLPARSRRLPRPHRRPHRLGGAAVGMDALHVSSRDAEPLLRPVSAAAAATAHRRLRVRTHAQGADESATGAGDGAAAGADYSLAAVILPFVFPALGGLLFGYDIGATSGATISVHSAELSGTTWFNLSSLQLGLVASGSLYGALGGSILAYRIADFLGRRIELMTAAALYISGALTTGLAPNFVVLIIGRLLYGVGIGLAMHGAPLYIAETCPSQIRGTLISFKELFIVGGILFGYLVGSYEIDVVGGWRYMFGFSAPLAAIMAVGMWSLPPSPRWLLLRAVQGKGPMEDNKKKAMNALRRLKGPSASDKVLTDEIENNLSSIKAAYADQAEGSIFQVFEGASLKAFTIGGGLVLFQQITGQPSVLYYATSILQTAGFTTASDAAKVSILIGLFKFVMTGVAVLKVDDLGRRPLMIGGVSGITVALFLLAAYYKVLSGFPYVAVGALLLYVGCYQLSFGPISWLMVSEIFPLRTRGRGISLAVLTNFGSNALVTLAFSPLQGYLGPANVFLLFAAISLLALLFVILNVPETKGLSLEEIESKILKK
- the LOC123123528 gene encoding L-type lectin-domain containing receptor kinase SIT2-like, yielding MPIALAALISVLLLLTRDAACADEFVYAGFAVGSVATTGAAAVLAPSGLLRLTNDTKEAFGHGFHPAPLRFRDVATGAPISFSTSFVVAIAPRYPDAHGHGIAFALAPSIAVPGAVAGKYLGLFNTSDSLGNGTSLIVAVELDTAMDAEFDDADENHVGIDVNGLRSVNSTPAGYWQDDGFGGTKFDNISLTGGGDAPLQVWIEYDGASARLEVTVSPAGAPRPAVPLVSCHVNLSRAVADDTYVGFSAANGAAASSHYVLGWSFRLGGGRAQDLDLSKLPRLPSSGSSSSKRTMPPLLLPMTLLVLVVVILLLASAAVAALVVRRRRQFAEEEEDWEVEYGPHRIRYKDLHGATNGFRDLIGAGGFGRVYHGVLPRSGAEVAVKVISHGSRQGLQEFVSEIVSMSRLRHRNLVQLLHYCRRRGELLLVYDYMPNGSLDQHLFGHPSSELSWEHRAKIVRGVAAGLLYLHEGWEQVVVHRDIKSGNVLLDADMNGKLSDFGLARLYDHGGDPQTTRVVGTLGYIAPEMSKTGKATTSSDVFAFGAFLLEVACGRRPVVFSNNDSEDSPPSPGLVELVLGHWKAGKITEARDPRMGKCDEDDLELVLKLGLLCSHPDPLRRPGMRQVVQILEGAAPAPETSPEDLGDSMTLFEHSEAFDRFVGVSFPSTSGFTTATMRTSTSNSPDEKRQLLFS